From one Dermacentor variabilis isolate Ectoservices chromosome 3, ASM5094787v1, whole genome shotgun sequence genomic stretch:
- the Rad1 gene encoding radiation insensitive 1: MSQDQTSLAEVEYSFIAKLDNAKDLSQLLRAISIREVATVEINDMGIRVIAQEGKCVQAIAFVQRELFDSYALKEPTLSFDISLSIWLECLTMFGAMGGPVSTRLCYGGQGNPLVMFLEESGVVTDCKIRTLESEGVVNFDLSRDNVINVVILKSESIKEVWSELDISSEDMEVFISPNDPYFRLSTFGAAGTVEVSYSKESEFMESFQCKKEQRNSYKINLMKQCIKALNLSSKVAIRTDQLGLICFQFLIRTEEGTATFVEYYCTPNREDPQEC, from the exons ATGAGCCAAGATCAGACCAGTCTGGCCGAGGTTGAGTACTCGTTTATTGCCAAGCTCGACAACGCCAAGGACCTCTCGCAACTTCTGAGAGCAATCAGCATTAGAGAA GTAGCCACGGTGGAGATCAACGACATGGGTATCCGAGTGATCGCTCAAGAGGGCAAATGCGTTCAAGCCATCGCGTTCGTCCAACGGGAACTGTTTGACAGCTATGCTCTAAAGGAACCGACACTCTCGTTCGACATCAGTCTGTCTATATGGCTG GAATGCCTCACAATGTTTGGTGCCATGGGTGGACCTGTCTCAACACGACTGTGCTATGGAGGTCAAGGCAACCCTCTGGTCATGTT CCTCGAGGAATCTGGAGTTGTAACTGACTGCAAGATACGGACGCTGGAGTCGGAAGGTGTTGTCAATTTTGACCTGTCAAGGGACAACGTGATTAATGTCGTCATTCTGAAGTCTGAAAGTATCAAGGAAGTCTGGTCCGAGCTTGACATTTCCAGTGAAGACATGGAAGTTTTCATATCTCCAAATGACCCTTACTTCAGGCTGAGCACATTTGGAGCTGCAGGCACTGTTGAG GTGTCTTACTCCAAAGAATCAGAATTCATGGAGTCTTTTCAGTGCAAAAAGGAGCAAAGGAACTC GTACAAAATAAATCTCATGAAGCAATGCATCAAAGCCCTGAATCTGTCCAGCAAAGTGGCCATCCGTACAGACCAGCTTGGGCTCATATGCTTCCAGTTTCTCATACGCACAGAAGAAGGCACTGCCACCTTTGTTGAGTATTAT TGCACTCCAAACCGAGAGGACCCACAAGAATGCTGA